A genome region from Mycolicibacterium litorale includes the following:
- a CDS encoding MCE family protein: MADEKRVGRQRLESYHAAWLGTAAIAVVVVLIGAMLLVKSTNAGYRTYTAQFLQAAALRPGNPVTVAGIPVGEVTSMELAGDHVVADFTVRDDVALGEDSRAVIKVTTILGSRYLALEPAGAGALADARFDLTRTEVPYDLQEALTDVTTTYEQVDSDKFAETLAILGRQMRDLPPLVPEALENTHTLSTILAERRDQLGELLETTEVVSATLRRQQSNIASMVRQGNDLIGEFVMRRESFRAMMAAITNLVETLSDIVIEDRPELEALLVNVRELSDMVGQHDDLLRSTLQSGPVALRGLANATGSGNAVDFNAASGLLVDSWMCAISGRAKQFGMIEYFQDCE, from the coding sequence ATGGCTGATGAGAAGAGAGTGGGCCGGCAACGGCTGGAGTCCTACCACGCGGCATGGCTGGGAACTGCGGCCATCGCCGTGGTCGTGGTGCTGATCGGGGCGATGCTGCTGGTCAAGTCGACCAACGCCGGCTACCGCACCTATACGGCGCAATTCCTGCAGGCCGCTGCGCTGCGGCCGGGCAACCCGGTGACCGTGGCCGGAATCCCCGTCGGCGAGGTGACGAGCATGGAGTTGGCCGGCGACCACGTCGTCGCCGACTTCACCGTCCGCGACGATGTCGCCCTCGGCGAGGACTCCAGGGCCGTCATCAAGGTCACCACCATCCTGGGCTCGCGATATCTCGCACTGGAGCCGGCGGGCGCGGGCGCGCTGGCCGACGCCAGATTCGACCTCACCCGCACCGAGGTCCCCTACGATCTGCAGGAAGCACTGACCGACGTGACGACCACCTACGAACAGGTCGACTCCGACAAGTTCGCCGAGACGTTGGCCATCCTCGGCCGGCAGATGCGGGACCTTCCGCCGCTGGTGCCCGAGGCGCTGGAGAACACCCACACGCTGTCGACCATCCTCGCCGAACGCCGCGACCAACTGGGCGAACTGCTCGAGACCACGGAGGTGGTCAGCGCCACGTTGCGGCGCCAGCAGTCGAACATCGCGAGCATGGTGAGGCAGGGCAACGACCTCATCGGTGAGTTCGTGATGCGGCGCGAGTCGTTCCGCGCCATGATGGCCGCGATCACCAACCTGGTCGAGACGTTGAGCGACATCGTGATCGAGGACCGGCCCGAGCTCGAGGCCCTGCTGGTCAACGTCCGTGAGCTCTCCGACATGGTCGGTCAGCACGACGATCTGCTGCGCAGCACACTGCAGTCCGGTCCGGTCGCGCTGCGCGGGCTCGCCAACGCCACCGGTTCGGGCAACGCGGTCGACTTCAACGCGGCCAGCGGACTGCTCGTGGATTCATGGATGTGCGCGATCAGCGGGCGCGCCAAACAGTTCGGCATGATCGAGTACTTCCAGGACTGCGAATGA